A window of the Bombina bombina isolate aBomBom1 chromosome 3, aBomBom1.pri, whole genome shotgun sequence genome harbors these coding sequences:
- the LOC128652439 gene encoding uncharacterized protein LOC128652439 has translation MTCTRPDLSWVISKLSQYLSEPTEQHLTTAKHVMRYLKRTIDFELCYRKCSDNLKLEAYSDVDWASDVNDRRSMTGYCFTLTKNGPLIAWKSKKQPTVALSTCEAEYIALAATTL, from the coding sequence ATGACCTGTACAAGGCCAGATTTAAGCTGGGTGATCAGCAAACTGTCACAATACTTATCAGAGCCAACAGAACAACATCTAACCACAGCTAAGCATGTGATGAGGTACTTAAAGCGTACTATTGACTTTGAGTTGTGCTACAGAAAATGTAGTGATAACTTGAAACTCGAGGCGTATAGTGATGTCGATTGGGCCTCTGATGTGAATGATAGGAGGAGTATGACTGGATACTGCTTTACCCTAACCAAGAATGGTCCACTGATTGCATGGAAATCAAAGAAACAGCCCACAGTAGCtttatctacatgtgaagctgaataTATTGCATTGGCTGCGACTACACTGTAA